In a genomic window of Nothobranchius furzeri strain GRZ-AD chromosome 14, NfurGRZ-RIMD1, whole genome shotgun sequence:
- the LOC139062730 gene encoding cell surface glycoprotein CD200 receptor 1-like, whose product MFHVLKGLFHQKPKGKLKTYRMWIYPLIIYFAGLCSSDPVNRKQVFNLGSSVNLTCSSRTWKETIFVIWKLDLKHKTCQISYINEGQNVDSCNDGKLLQNTTAGQSYLHIPNISADDVGLYRCESVYAGGNDNYKINVTITVPPTVSAWLERSCIKMFAVCRAEGGNPSNISGSLTGNSESVKTLPGSDGFASVESKLELLEGMNPENLSCIVRLHETFLRLITTLTNSLRFVSQPKEQDLGYKRLGCSALEIR is encoded by the exons ATGTTTCATGTTTTGAAAGGATTATTTCACCAGAAACCCAAAGGCAAGCTGAAGACTTACAGGATGTGGATTTACCCTCTAATCATCTACTTTGCTGGGCTGTGTTCTTCTGATCCAG TTAACAGAAAGCAAGTGTTTAACCTTGGGAGCAGCGTTAACCTGACATGCAGCAGTAGGACATGGAAGGAGACCATCTTTGTTATTTGGAAGTTAGACTTGAAACACAAAACCTGTCAGATCTCTTATATCAATGAGGGGCAAAATGTTGACTCTTGCAATGATGGCAAGCTTCTGCAGAACACTACCGCTGGTCAGTCGTACCTACACATCCCAAATATTTCAGCTGATGATGTGGGTCTCTACCGGTGTGAGTCAGTTTACGCAGGAGGAAATGATAATTATAAGATCAACGTGACTATCACAG TTCCTCCCACCGTATCTGCCTGGTTGGAACGAAGTTGCATCAAGATGTTTGCAGTGTGCAGAGCTGAAGGAGGAAATCCATCCAACATCAGCGGGAGTCTTACGGGAAACTCTGAGTCTGTGAAAACGCTGCCTGGCTCAGATGGATTTGCTTCAGTGGAGAGTAAGCTGGAGCTTCTTGAGGGCATGAATCCAGAAAACCTGAGCTGCATCGTCAGACTCCA TGAGACATTCCTCAGGCTCATCACAACCCTCACCAACAGTCTGAGATTTGTATCTCAACCAAAGGAACAAGATCTTGGATACAAGAGGCTGGGAT GCTCAGCCTTGGAGATAAGATAA